A window of the Cystobacter fuscus genome harbors these coding sequences:
- a CDS encoding DUF2378 family protein, which yields MALAHPTDTCRGMFFNGLLDAARSLGGEPLRARCLAAAGERKFVDFFSYPIADFLRSVFLAAEVLGPTHGGTEAVLHLLGRRATTDFAQSTVGKTLLALAGHDPGRVLAAIPNGCRASLSYGERSLEILEEGHARLLARRDFMPLQYNEGMITAAIELSSARDIQVRGERRGVLDVDYEVRWS from the coding sequence GTGGCGTTGGCCCATCCCACGGACACCTGCCGGGGCATGTTCTTCAACGGCCTGCTGGACGCCGCGCGCTCCCTGGGCGGCGAGCCGCTGCGGGCCCGATGCCTCGCGGCCGCGGGTGAGCGCAAGTTCGTGGACTTCTTCAGCTACCCCATCGCGGACTTCCTGCGGTCCGTCTTCCTCGCCGCGGAAGTGCTCGGCCCGACGCATGGGGGCACCGAGGCCGTCCTGCACCTGCTCGGGCGGCGCGCGACGACGGACTTCGCCCAGTCCACCGTGGGCAAGACGCTGCTCGCGCTTGCCGGCCACGACCCCGGGCGGGTGCTCGCCGCCATCCCCAATGGGTGCCGGGCGTCGCTGAGCTACGGCGAGCGCTCGTTGGAGATACTGGAAGAAGGGCACGCCCGGTTGCTGGCGCGCCGGGACTTCATGCCCCTGCAGTACAACGAGGGGATGATCACCGCCGCGATCGAGCTCTCCTCGGCCCGCGACATCCAGGTGCGCGGCGAGCGCCGGGGCGTGCTCGACGTCGATTACGAGGTGCGCTGGTCGTGA
- a CDS encoding phospholipase C, whose amino-acid sequence MAALDGIQRIVLLMLENRSFDHLLGHLSLENLHPDVDGLREPDVNPRYANVFENRVHRPFLIEDEASVIRDPPHQRELVARQLARSTSGRFRMSGFVDAYVTYTQHRAQHSPPMGYFDSRGAWMSSFLAREYCVCDRWFTPLPADTQPNRCMAFTGDTLIDRTESRLLPHRDHVFDWLDRHHVRWRVYYDGPPFFLLFGRFTELLGSKYRPFDSLARDLREEPPDSAPQVLFIEPRYYDIAWTDEPANCNHPLALVSQGELLVHRLYTALTRDPEQWARTLLIITYDEHGGFFDHVPPLPIEQPIAAGAHYTEPFTTTGPRVPGLIVSPWVRPGRAFHGPLDHTSLLQLFAEKFGAGPEDYSASVNHRRAQGIRSVAEALSDVPTLRAFPTVVPHASAPQPSMRRPPRSASERAFQKAALELKRHEGPLPAEAKYPELATVPPET is encoded by the coding sequence ATGGCCGCGCTCGACGGAATCCAGAGAATCGTCCTGCTGATGCTGGAGAACCGGTCGTTCGACCATCTGCTCGGGCATCTGTCGCTGGAGAACCTCCACCCGGACGTGGACGGCTTGCGCGAGCCGGACGTCAATCCGCGCTACGCCAACGTCTTCGAGAACCGCGTCCACCGCCCCTTCCTCATCGAGGACGAGGCGTCGGTCATCCGGGATCCGCCCCATCAACGGGAGCTCGTGGCCCGGCAGCTGGCCCGGAGCACGAGCGGCAGGTTCCGCATGTCCGGCTTCGTCGACGCCTACGTCACCTATACCCAGCACCGGGCCCAGCACTCGCCGCCCATGGGCTACTTCGACTCGCGGGGGGCGTGGATGTCCTCCTTCCTCGCCCGCGAGTACTGCGTCTGCGACCGCTGGTTCACCCCCCTGCCGGCGGACACCCAGCCCAACCGCTGCATGGCCTTCACGGGGGACACCCTCATCGATCGCACCGAGTCCCGTCTGCTGCCCCACCGGGACCATGTCTTCGACTGGTTGGACCGCCACCACGTGCGCTGGCGCGTCTACTACGACGGCCCGCCCTTCTTCCTGCTGTTCGGACGCTTCACGGAGCTGCTGGGCTCGAAGTACCGCCCCTTCGACTCGCTCGCGCGCGACCTGCGCGAGGAGCCCCCGGACTCCGCGCCCCAGGTCCTCTTCATCGAGCCGCGCTACTACGACATCGCCTGGACGGACGAGCCCGCCAACTGCAACCACCCGCTCGCGCTCGTCAGCCAGGGCGAGCTGCTCGTGCACCGGCTGTACACGGCGCTCACGCGCGACCCCGAGCAGTGGGCACGCACGCTGCTCATCATCACCTATGACGAGCACGGCGGCTTCTTCGATCACGTGCCGCCCCTGCCCATCGAGCAGCCCATCGCCGCGGGAGCGCACTACACCGAGCCCTTCACCACGACGGGCCCCCGCGTCCCCGGGCTGATCGTCTCGCCCTGGGTCCGGCCGGGCCGGGCCTTCCACGGCCCGCTCGATCACACCTCGCTCTTGCAGTTGTTCGCCGAGAAATTCGGCGCGGGGCCCGAGGACTACTCGGCCTCGGTCAACCACCGCCGCGCCCAGGGCATCCGCAGCGTGGCCGAGGCCCTGTCGGACGTCCCCACGCTCCGGGCCTTCCCCACCGTGGTGCCGCACGCGAGCGCGCCCCAGCCCTCGATGAGACGGCCCCCCCGCTCCGCCAGCGAGCGCGCCTTCCAGAAGGCCGCCCTCGAGCTCAAGCGGCACGAGGGCCCGCTCCCCGCCGAGGCGAAGTACCCCGAGCTGGCCACGGTGCCCCCGGAGACGTGA